The following coding sequences are from one Chaetodon trifascialis isolate fChaTrf1 chromosome 24, fChaTrf1.hap1, whole genome shotgun sequence window:
- the LOC139327976 gene encoding ICOS ligand-like codes for MDTRSDTGRLTSFRLNLLFMLLVFKVNTAICQVNVQAFIGDTVLLPCIYSQGQPVQKNVFWRDKDDSVVLDIIKDRPDLSTQNEKFRQRVVSFPDEFVKGNFSIQLKDVQQADSSPYECHIPSEDFQERLVLTVSGKRVEATPGPSGGAAGTPNPLHILLLCLPLSLSF; via the exons ATGGACACCAGAAGCGACACGGGTCGTTTGACGAG cttcaggCTCAACCTGCTCTTCATGCTTCTGGTTTTCAAGGTGAACACAG CGATCTGCCAGGTTAACGTCCAGGCTTTCATCGGAgacaccgtcctgctgccctGCATCTACAGCCAGGGACAACCTGTACAAAAGAACGTCTTCTGGAGGGACAAAGACGACAGCGTCGTACTGGACATCATCAAAGACAGACCAGACCTGTCGACCCAGAACGAGAAGTTCAGGCAGCGGGTGGTCAGTTTCCCGGACGAGTTCGTGAAGGGGAACTTCTCCATCCAGCTGAAGGACGTCCAGCAGGCGGACAGCAGCCCGTATGAATGTCACATCCCGTCAGAGGACTTCCAGGAGAGGCTCGTCCTCACCGTGTCAG GTAAACGTGTTGAGGCGACTCCGGGACCGTCGGGCGGCGCCGCGGGGACACCGAACCCTCTCCACATCCTTctgctctgtcttcctctgtctctgtccttctgA